The proteins below come from a single Fodinicola acaciae genomic window:
- a CDS encoding holo-ACP synthase encodes MIVSVGMDVVLVERFSAALTRTPPLADRLFTEAERTTAAGNPRSAESLAARFAAKEAVAKALGAPVGLSWHDCEVVADSDGRPWLTVAGTVADAAARAGIARWHLSLSHDGGIASAMVVAESA; translated from the coding sequence ATGATCGTCAGTGTGGGGATGGACGTGGTGCTGGTCGAGCGGTTTTCCGCCGCGCTGACCCGTACGCCGCCGCTGGCCGACCGGCTGTTCACCGAGGCCGAGCGGACCACCGCGGCCGGCAACCCGCGCTCGGCCGAGTCGCTGGCGGCCCGGTTCGCCGCCAAGGAGGCGGTCGCCAAGGCGCTCGGCGCGCCGGTCGGGTTGAGCTGGCACGACTGCGAGGTCGTCGCCGACTCCGACGGCCGGCCGTGGCTGACGGTCGCCGGCACGGTCGCCGACGCTGCCGCCAGGGCCGGCATCGCGCGCTGGCACCTGTCGCTGTCGCACGACGGCGGCATCGCGTCGGCGATGGTGGTCGCCGAGAGCGCCTAA
- a CDS encoding VC0807 family protein has protein sequence MAAVVGEQRAQAPKLRSLLLSLVWDFGLALVTYYGLRALGADPFVALLAGTVVSGLRVAYVAFRSRTFDLFAAFLMTVFGVSLVLSFVTGSARFLLVRESFGTAAAGLFFLGSLFVGRPLIYYAARRMQLDGGKRFDGLWRDEASFRHIFRVMTVVWGVGLLFEAVVRIPLVFLLPIDVMAGVGGLMFVAVMVLLSVWNVWYVRRLQRGDAE, from the coding sequence ATGGCCGCCGTGGTCGGTGAACAGCGGGCGCAGGCGCCCAAACTGAGAAGCCTGCTGCTCTCGTTGGTGTGGGATTTCGGCCTGGCGCTGGTGACCTATTACGGATTACGCGCGCTCGGCGCCGATCCGTTCGTCGCTTTGCTCGCCGGCACGGTGGTTTCCGGCCTGCGGGTCGCGTACGTGGCGTTTCGCAGCCGTACGTTCGACCTCTTCGCGGCCTTCCTGATGACCGTCTTCGGCGTCAGCCTGGTGCTGTCGTTCGTCACCGGCAGCGCGCGTTTTCTGTTGGTACGCGAGTCGTTCGGCACCGCGGCGGCCGGATTGTTCTTTCTCGGCAGCCTTTTCGTCGGCCGGCCGCTGATCTATTACGCGGCGAGGCGGATGCAGCTCGACGGCGGCAAACGGTTTGACGGTTTGTGGCGTGACGAAGCGTCCTTCCGGCACATTTTCCGGGTGATGACGGTGGTCTGGGGCGTCGGCCTGCTTTTCGAGGCGGTCGTGCGGATCCCGCTGGTCTTCCTGTTGCCGATCGACGTGATGGCCGGCGTCGGCGGCCTGATGTTCGTCGCCGTGATGGTGCTGCTCTCGGTGTGGAACGTGTGGTATGTGCGGCGGCTCCAGCGCGGTGACGCAGAATGA
- a CDS encoding response regulator transcription factor has product MRIVIAEDSLLLREGLVALLRQCGHDVVAAVGTAEELIAAVDAQPPDLVITDVRMPPDHGDEGLRAALDIRRRHGEMPILVLSQYVGLTYAAELVERHSSAIGYLLKDRIADVTDFVDAVARIAAGGVVIDPEVVRRLLARQRKTTALTARELQVLRRVAAGRTNAAIARDLRVSDVAIAKHIGAVFDKLGLAPTADDNRRVLAVLHYLNETPGAGPVRRSHGGSSPAPGADGR; this is encoded by the coding sequence ATGAGGATCGTCATCGCCGAGGATTCCTTGCTGCTGCGCGAAGGTCTGGTCGCGCTGCTGCGGCAGTGCGGTCACGACGTCGTCGCGGCCGTCGGCACCGCCGAGGAGCTGATCGCCGCGGTCGACGCGCAACCGCCGGATCTGGTGATCACCGACGTACGCATGCCGCCGGACCACGGCGACGAAGGCCTGCGGGCGGCGCTCGACATTCGGCGGCGCCACGGGGAAATGCCGATCCTGGTGCTGAGCCAGTACGTCGGCCTGACGTACGCGGCGGAGCTGGTCGAACGGCATTCGTCGGCGATCGGCTATCTGCTCAAGGATCGCATCGCCGACGTGACGGATTTCGTCGACGCGGTCGCACGTATCGCCGCGGGCGGTGTCGTCATCGACCCCGAGGTCGTCCGCAGACTGCTTGCTCGGCAACGGAAAACCACCGCGCTGACGGCACGCGAGCTGCAGGTGTTGCGGCGGGTGGCCGCCGGCCGTACGAATGCCGCCATCGCGCGCGACCTGCGCGTCAGCGACGTCGCGATAGCCAAACATATCGGTGCTGTGTTTGACAAACTCGGCCTGGCACCGACTGCCGACGACAACCGACGCGTCCTCGCCGTGTTGCACTATCTCAACGAAACGCCGGGCGCAGGACCGGTGCGCCGAAGCCATGGCGGAAGCTCGCCAGCACCCGGCGCTGACGGCCGATGA
- a CDS encoding sensor histidine kinase — protein MNVWDAVRLSPWRLLRSSWPWRAAGYLAGGALVGVSTLLALAMFGGLGVLLTPFVIGLALLVCLCLAGLPVAAVERRRVALLGFAVPGDPHLPAAGTPLGWLRRRLTETATWRELAVAALTATAGWLFDICALAITLLPTFAALSGPLLVAFAPFDTSTGRALGGWIWLTPPVGVVGLLASAYVLPLAAGLRAYVTRKILPSGPDPVAALTRSRARLVDGFEAERRRIERDLHDGAQQRLLALSVRLGMIRVRLDREPVSGETVAAVDAAHRQAKQTIEELRALVQGIHPRVLTDRGLAAALVELAGQTPVDLDVAVTTRFSAAIESAAYFTVTEAVANAVKHSGADRIAVTGTYHKGLLTMEIRDDGGGGADPAGSGLQGLADRAEAVGGRLRVTSPPGGPTVVRLEIPA, from the coding sequence GTGAACGTGTGGGACGCCGTACGCCTGTCGCCGTGGCGGCTGCTGAGATCGTCGTGGCCGTGGCGTGCCGCCGGTTATCTGGCCGGCGGCGCGCTGGTCGGCGTGAGCACGCTGCTCGCGCTGGCGATGTTCGGCGGCCTCGGAGTCCTTCTCACGCCATTCGTCATCGGTCTCGCGTTGCTGGTTTGCCTTTGTCTGGCCGGCCTTCCGGTCGCGGCGGTCGAAAGGCGGCGAGTGGCACTGCTTGGATTCGCAGTGCCCGGAGATCCGCATCTGCCGGCGGCCGGCACGCCACTGGGCTGGCTTCGCCGGCGGTTGACCGAGACGGCGACCTGGCGCGAGCTGGCAGTCGCCGCGCTGACCGCCACCGCCGGCTGGCTGTTCGACATCTGCGCGCTCGCGATCACCCTGCTGCCGACTTTCGCCGCGTTGAGCGGGCCATTGCTGGTCGCCTTCGCACCGTTCGACACCTCGACCGGCCGAGCGCTCGGCGGCTGGATCTGGCTGACACCGCCGGTCGGGGTCGTCGGGCTGCTCGCCAGTGCGTACGTCCTGCCGCTCGCCGCCGGTCTGCGTGCTTACGTGACAAGGAAAATCCTGCCGTCGGGTCCTGATCCGGTCGCCGCGCTCACCCGGTCGCGCGCTCGGCTGGTCGACGGTTTCGAGGCCGAGCGGCGGCGGATCGAGCGCGACCTTCACGACGGTGCCCAGCAGCGGCTGCTGGCTTTGTCCGTACGACTGGGGATGATCCGCGTACGTCTGGACCGCGAACCGGTGTCCGGCGAGACGGTCGCGGCCGTGGATGCCGCACACCGGCAGGCAAAACAGACGATCGAGGAGCTGCGAGCGCTCGTTCAAGGCATCCATCCGCGCGTACTCACCGACCGCGGGCTGGCCGCCGCTCTGGTCGAGCTGGCCGGCCAGACGCCGGTCGATCTGGATGTCGCCGTCACCACCAGGTTTTCCGCGGCCATCGAATCGGCGGCCTATTTCACCGTCACCGAAGCCGTTGCCAACGCGGTGAAACACAGCGGTGCCGACCGGATCGCGGTCACCGGCACGTATCACAAAGGCTTGCTGACAATGGAAATTCGCGACGACGGCGGCGGAGGCGCCGACCCGGCAGGATCGGGCCTGCAGGGACTCGCGGACCGCGCCGAGGCGGTCGGCGGACGGCTGCGCGTCACCAGTCCACCGGGCGGCCCGACAGTCGTACGACTGGAAATCCCGGCCTGA
- a CDS encoding PadR family transcriptional regulator translates to MSLRYAVLGLLAERPASGYELAQMFEQSLQRWAWYARHSQIYPELNKLAEEGVITVAEEGARGRRTYALADSGRAELREWLLKTPETPVVRDESTLRLFLLPTLDTADRRRLVEYARAEAEQLGAEIEVIIERLDGWRTPERPITFGRLAAEYGRLAYQAQREWADWALERMDKPARG, encoded by the coding sequence ATGTCATTGCGGTACGCCGTGCTCGGCCTGCTGGCGGAGCGTCCGGCCAGCGGCTACGAGCTGGCCCAGATGTTCGAGCAGTCGCTGCAGCGATGGGCCTGGTATGCGCGGCACAGCCAGATCTATCCCGAGCTCAACAAGCTCGCCGAGGAAGGCGTCATCACCGTCGCCGAGGAAGGCGCGCGCGGCCGGCGCACGTACGCTCTGGCCGACAGCGGACGCGCTGAGCTGCGGGAATGGCTGCTGAAGACGCCGGAGACGCCGGTCGTACGAGACGAGTCGACGCTGCGGCTGTTCCTGCTCCCGACGCTCGACACGGCCGACCGCAGGCGGCTGGTCGAGTACGCCCGCGCCGAGGCCGAGCAGCTGGGTGCGGAGATCGAGGTGATCATCGAGCGGCTGGACGGATGGCGTACGCCGGAGCGGCCGATCACCTTCGGCCGGCTGGCCGCCGAGTACGGCCGGCTGGCCTACCAGGCGCAGCGCGAATGGGCCGACTGGGCCCTGGAACGGATGGACAAACCCGCGCGGGGATGA
- a CDS encoding carotenoid oxygenase family protein, translating into MTTTEPGIIYPEAYLAPVPDETEAFDLPVTGTLPAELTGRYFRNGPNPLPGDPSHHWFIGRGMLHGVRIAGGRAEWYRNRWVRTQKGDFIDERGRRDFAVNSANTHIIEHSGRLLALCEAGFPYEVTPELDTLGPVDFGGRLSTAMTAHPKQDPVTGELHFFGYGATPPFLTYHRLSADGELVHSAEIEVPGPTMMHDFGITENHVLWLDLPIVFDFAMLGKGMPYVWNDAYGARIGVMPKKTGEVRWFDVEPGYVFHVGNASEDITGRIVLDAVRYSRKAWDTVWGQIGGQVEVGKHLVDGATMLGVAAMHRWTFDTRTGHVTEQQLDDRSVEFPTINESRVGLPNRFVYAVGNEANGRIVKYDTTSGASTGFDLGDRMPGEAVFIPAAGARNEDDGWLMSIVSDRAGRGSELVVLDAGDVAGGPVATVQLPRRVPAGFHGSWIPDEEE; encoded by the coding sequence ATGACCACCACCGAACCCGGAATCATCTACCCGGAGGCATATCTGGCGCCGGTCCCGGACGAGACCGAGGCCTTCGACCTGCCGGTGACCGGCACGCTGCCGGCCGAGCTGACCGGCCGCTATTTCCGCAACGGACCCAACCCGCTGCCCGGCGACCCGAGCCACCACTGGTTCATCGGCCGCGGCATGCTGCACGGCGTACGCATCGCCGGCGGCAGGGCGGAGTGGTATCGCAACCGCTGGGTCCGTACCCAGAAAGGCGATTTCATCGACGAGCGCGGCAGGCGGGACTTCGCCGTCAACTCGGCGAACACTCACATCATCGAGCATTCCGGCCGGCTGCTTGCCCTGTGCGAGGCGGGTTTCCCGTACGAGGTGACGCCGGAGCTGGACACCCTCGGCCCGGTCGACTTCGGCGGCCGGCTGTCGACCGCGATGACCGCGCACCCCAAGCAGGACCCGGTGACCGGCGAGCTGCATTTCTTCGGTTACGGTGCGACGCCGCCTTTCCTCACCTACCACCGGCTGTCCGCCGACGGTGAGCTGGTCCACAGCGCCGAGATCGAGGTGCCGGGACCGACGATGATGCACGACTTCGGCATCACCGAAAACCACGTGTTGTGGCTGGACCTGCCGATCGTCTTCGACTTCGCCATGCTCGGCAAGGGCATGCCGTACGTGTGGAACGACGCATACGGTGCGCGGATCGGCGTGATGCCGAAGAAAACCGGCGAAGTGCGGTGGTTTGACGTGGAGCCGGGCTATGTTTTCCACGTCGGCAACGCGTCCGAGGACATCACCGGCCGGATCGTGCTGGATGCCGTGCGCTACAGCCGAAAGGCGTGGGACACGGTGTGGGGACAGATCGGCGGCCAGGTCGAGGTCGGCAAGCACCTGGTCGACGGCGCGACCATGCTGGGGGTCGCGGCGATGCACCGGTGGACCTTCGACACGCGTACCGGACATGTCACCGAACAGCAGTTGGACGACCGGTCGGTCGAGTTTCCGACGATCAACGAGAGCCGCGTCGGCCTGCCCAACCGCTTCGTCTACGCCGTCGGCAACGAGGCGAACGGTCGGATTGTCAAGTACGACACCACGTCCGGCGCCTCGACCGGCTTTGACCTCGGCGACCGGATGCCCGGCGAGGCGGTCTTCATCCCGGCCGCCGGCGCGCGCAACGAGGACGACGGTTGGCTCATGTCGATCGTCTCCGACCGCGCCGGCCGCGGCTCGGAGCTGGTGGTGCTGGACGCCGGCGACGTGGCCGGCGGCCCGGTCGCCACGGTCCAGCTGCCGCGTCGCGTACCGGCCGGATTCCACGGATCGTGGATCCCGGACGAGGAGGAATGA
- a CDS encoding SDR family oxidoreductase — protein MSLAGRTAIVTGVSRRIGIGTAIARRLAEQGADLLLQGWTRHDADLHGGADDPRTIAAELREHGRRVEYVDADFTDPEAPAAVLRAGRDAYGHIDILVANHARNTPWAPLSELTAAEVDLAYTVNTRATFLLVKEFAAGYTGDHGRIVLFTSGQQDGPMPLEIPYAASKAALAGMTPSLAAAVVGQGITVNCVNPGPTDTGWATEDITAAALKRLPFGRWGRPEDAAALVSFLVGPDAGWITGQVIGSDGGFALTA, from the coding sequence ATGTCGCTCGCAGGCCGGACGGCGATCGTCACCGGCGTCAGCCGCCGCATCGGGATCGGCACCGCGATCGCGCGCCGGCTCGCCGAGCAGGGCGCGGACCTCCTGTTGCAGGGCTGGACGCGGCACGACGCGGACCTGCATGGCGGCGCCGACGATCCGCGTACGATCGCCGCCGAGTTGCGCGAGCACGGTCGCCGTGTCGAATACGTCGATGCCGACTTCACCGACCCGGAAGCGCCGGCAGCGGTGCTCAGGGCCGGCCGCGACGCGTACGGCCACATCGACATCCTGGTCGCCAACCACGCGCGGAACACGCCGTGGGCGCCGCTGTCCGAGCTGACCGCGGCCGAGGTCGACCTCGCCTACACCGTCAACACGCGCGCGACTTTCCTGCTGGTCAAGGAGTTCGCCGCCGGGTACACCGGCGACCACGGCCGGATCGTGCTGTTCACCTCCGGCCAGCAGGACGGTCCGATGCCGCTGGAGATTCCGTACGCGGCAAGCAAAGCCGCGCTCGCCGGCATGACACCGAGCCTCGCGGCGGCGGTCGTCGGACAGGGAATCACCGTCAACTGCGTCAATCCCGGCCCGACCGACACCGGCTGGGCCACCGAGGACATCACCGCCGCCGCTCTCAAGCGGTTGCCGTTCGGCCGCTGGGGACGGCCGGAGGACGCGGCCGCACTGGTCTCGTTTCTGGTCGGTCCTGACGCCGGCTGGATCACCGGCCAGGTCATCGGTTCGGACGGCGGCTTCGCGCTCACCGCGTAG
- a CDS encoding GNAT family N-acetyltransferase gives MTRTLRAAGRADLQEVSAVLARAFFDDPVMAWMIPDEAERRRRLPLFFRAVGRHEHLPYDGVDAILEDGAVRGAAMWKPPGHWKTSGWRTLLSAPAYMRAFGPYLRNGGVVQETMSRLHPHEPHWYLAVVGTDPAAQGGGVGTDLIRSRLEICDRDGVPAYLESSKAANVPYYERFGFKVTREIVVADGPTLWPMWRQPQ, from the coding sequence GTGACCCGTACCTTGCGCGCCGCTGGCCGAGCCGACCTGCAGGAGGTGTCCGCGGTGCTCGCGCGGGCCTTCTTCGACGACCCGGTGATGGCGTGGATGATCCCCGACGAGGCCGAGCGGCGGCGCCGGCTGCCGCTGTTCTTCCGCGCGGTCGGCCGGCACGAGCACCTGCCGTATGACGGCGTCGACGCGATCCTGGAGGACGGCGCCGTACGCGGTGCGGCGATGTGGAAACCGCCGGGACACTGGAAAACCAGCGGCTGGCGCACGTTGCTGTCGGCGCCCGCGTACATGCGCGCGTTCGGGCCGTATCTGCGCAACGGGGGCGTCGTACAGGAGACGATGTCGCGGCTGCATCCGCACGAGCCGCACTGGTATCTGGCGGTAGTCGGCACGGATCCGGCGGCGCAGGGCGGTGGCGTCGGCACCGACCTGATCCGGTCGCGGCTGGAGATCTGCGATCGTGACGGCGTGCCGGCGTATCTGGAGTCCAGCAAGGCCGCCAACGTGCCGTACTACGAGCGCTTCGGCTTCAAGGTCACCCGCGAGATCGTCGTCGCCGACGGCCCCACGCTCTGGCCGATGTGGCGCCAACCGCAGTAG
- a CDS encoding DUF2269 family protein: MKKATRKTKQTLDILHIGGSIGWLGCGFAQLTINFVALWAEDNGLRHAAHEIAHVLDRWPLTAMSVLALVTGVLLGLKTKWGLVQYWWVAVKLALTVLLFVGVPVVVGGWILDAVDRTRLGDPLADPVYLTDRAALMASSVTIVAALSVMLFLSVVKPWKRTPWSRRPARVADTAPRHRVTYADDYR, translated from the coding sequence GTGAAGAAGGCGACCAGGAAAACCAAGCAGACGCTGGACATCCTGCACATCGGCGGCTCGATCGGCTGGCTCGGTTGCGGGTTCGCTCAGCTCACCATCAACTTCGTGGCCCTGTGGGCCGAAGACAACGGCCTGCGCCACGCGGCGCACGAGATCGCGCACGTCCTGGACCGCTGGCCGTTGACCGCGATGTCGGTGCTGGCGCTGGTGACCGGTGTGTTGCTCGGCCTCAAAACCAAGTGGGGCCTGGTCCAGTACTGGTGGGTCGCGGTCAAACTCGCGCTGACCGTGCTGTTGTTCGTCGGTGTGCCGGTGGTCGTCGGCGGCTGGATCCTGGACGCCGTCGACCGTACGCGCCTCGGCGATCCGCTCGCGGACCCGGTCTATCTGACCGACCGGGCCGCGCTGATGGCCAGCTCGGTGACCATTGTCGCGGCCCTGTCGGTCATGCTCTTCCTGTCGGTCGTCAAACCGTGGAAACGTACGCCGTGGTCCCGACGGCCGGCGAGAGTCGCTGACACCGCGCCGCGTCATCGCGTAACGTACGCAGACGACTACCGCTGA
- a CDS encoding PrsW family intramembrane metalloprotease yields MHQSTAGKWVIGILAGVLIGIAALLTLGYLGLQVGIVGLLLGTMFAIVPVPLIMLAASWLSRFQPQPWTARVFAFAWGASVAIVGSLLLEVAGSLPTGGNPLIGAVVNAPLAEESCKGVAILLLFALSRARGILPNAAKYFTGPVDGLAYAMFVGAGFAFSENIQYLGRAYAEGQMAHAGLLSLLLTFFFRCVLSPFAHPLFTSVTGLAVGLAARPNQHLAVRVLAPAGGWGVAVFGHGTFNAVVTVLFGGSLDKLAIGYLVVLVPMFLVGLGVAVLARSLQFRAVPSGLAIYVPGGWISRAEVGMLATLRGRAYARRTARQLGGSAGAAADRELQFAATRLGLLRDAANRGLPVPATFAAEERELLAVIGRQRRVLASFRHGFGAPVLRPAFR; encoded by the coding sequence ATGCACCAGTCAACGGCCGGAAAATGGGTCATCGGCATCCTCGCCGGCGTGCTGATCGGCATCGCCGCATTGCTGACCCTCGGCTATCTCGGCCTGCAGGTCGGCATCGTCGGCCTGCTCCTGGGAACGATGTTCGCGATCGTGCCGGTGCCACTGATCATGCTGGCCGCCAGCTGGCTGTCACGATTCCAGCCGCAGCCGTGGACCGCACGCGTTTTCGCCTTTGCCTGGGGTGCCTCGGTGGCGATCGTCGGCAGCCTGCTGCTTGAAGTCGCCGGATCGTTGCCGACCGGCGGAAATCCGCTGATCGGCGCGGTGGTGAACGCGCCGCTGGCCGAGGAAAGCTGCAAAGGCGTCGCGATCCTGTTGCTGTTCGCGCTGAGCCGCGCACGGGGAATCCTGCCGAACGCGGCGAAATACTTCACCGGACCGGTCGACGGCCTCGCGTACGCGATGTTCGTCGGCGCCGGTTTCGCCTTCAGCGAGAACATCCAGTATCTCGGCCGCGCGTACGCCGAAGGCCAGATGGCACACGCCGGACTTCTGTCGCTGCTGCTCACGTTTTTCTTCCGGTGCGTGCTCTCGCCGTTCGCGCATCCGCTGTTCACCTCGGTGACCGGTCTGGCCGTCGGCCTCGCCGCTCGGCCCAACCAGCACCTGGCGGTGCGGGTGCTCGCGCCGGCCGGCGGCTGGGGCGTCGCGGTCTTCGGGCACGGCACGTTCAACGCGGTGGTGACCGTGCTTTTCGGTGGCAGCCTGGACAAACTCGCGATCGGCTATCTCGTCGTGCTGGTGCCGATGTTCCTGGTCGGCCTCGGCGTCGCGGTGCTCGCACGATCGCTGCAGTTTCGCGCGGTGCCGAGCGGACTGGCGATCTACGTCCCCGGTGGCTGGATCAGCCGCGCGGAGGTCGGCATGCTGGCGACGCTGCGCGGCCGCGCGTACGCTCGACGGACCGCACGCCAGCTCGGCGGCTCGGCCGGCGCGGCGGCCGACCGCGAGCTGCAGTTTGCCGCCACCCGGCTCGGGCTGCTGCGCGACGCCGCCAACCGCGGCCTGCCCGTGCCGGCGACTTTCGCGGCGGAGGAACGCGAACTGCTCGCCGTCATCGGCCGTCAGCGCCGGGTGCTGGCGAGCTTCCGCCATGGCTTCGGCGCACCGGTCCTGCGCCCGGCGTTTCGTTGA
- a CDS encoding NB-ARC domain-containing protein has translation MTVPSPHNEFTGPVESVVNAQQVGAINFHFGDRVLTPSAVTHPPADFTDRTDVLGLLNGIADPASLAMPRVVVITGPRGVGVSALIYRWVAENAHRFPGGNLQFDFQGEVTGGSDIGTAAEVFLSSLGVVDWAMPASTAARIRHYRTLTSQAPILVVLEGVTEPAQVRALVPNAAGSVVLVAAAVRDESALEELTIDSGAQVVRLRPLSNEHSHLLLSRLVGNEPYEQDRLAADQIVQACHGMPIALRAVAGICRSRQWSLAEVAAALYDDSRLAAVRQAEADVTAVFDVAFANLPAGARDLAVAVGQIPGADFAVETAAVAVDVSNETATRALSRLREAGLLYENAGRFYLHDEFRAYLRGKGTDGVLRRVLDRQMAIVAYADDAITHQDRLRGFDLRRYLDRLPDPFDGTKNRAAAASRWLRDEHLNLLQTEREISDRGWHREVAEFAVMMGGFNYNVRSLTAFEEWTTLGIASARQIGAAEIEARLLMMRSSVHHDRRDLDRMRADVEKALDIARRLEKPDLLGSALEYVGRYVQQTGDLTTAGAAFRDSISWWQREGHERGEGIAHYRYGVLLTEAGDLPGALKELRTAITMLTGIKDQRMAGRARIASGVASAKSGDLWQARAALREAMETFDRLDIPHYQAQAMEKLAKLVEPAESLRLLRSVQAIYLQALHPDADDVTKEIDRRTRTV, from the coding sequence GTGACAGTGCCGAGCCCGCACAACGAGTTCACCGGTCCGGTGGAGTCGGTCGTCAACGCACAGCAGGTCGGAGCGATCAATTTCCACTTCGGCGACCGGGTGTTGACACCGAGCGCGGTCACGCATCCGCCGGCCGATTTCACCGACCGGACCGATGTGTTGGGGCTGTTGAACGGCATCGCCGATCCGGCGAGCCTGGCGATGCCGCGGGTGGTCGTGATCACCGGACCGCGCGGCGTGGGTGTGAGCGCGCTGATCTATCGCTGGGTCGCCGAGAACGCGCACCGTTTTCCCGGCGGCAACCTGCAGTTCGACTTCCAGGGCGAGGTCACCGGCGGGTCGGACATCGGCACCGCGGCTGAAGTTTTCCTCTCCAGCCTTGGTGTCGTGGACTGGGCCATGCCGGCCTCGACGGCCGCGCGGATCCGGCACTATCGCACGCTGACCAGCCAGGCACCGATCCTGGTCGTGCTGGAAGGCGTGACCGAGCCGGCGCAGGTGCGCGCCCTGGTGCCGAACGCCGCCGGCAGCGTCGTGCTGGTGGCCGCCGCCGTACGCGACGAAAGCGCGTTGGAGGAGCTGACGATCGACAGCGGCGCGCAGGTCGTACGGCTGCGTCCGCTGTCCAACGAACACAGCCACCTTTTGTTGTCGAGGCTGGTCGGGAACGAGCCGTACGAGCAGGACCGGCTGGCCGCCGACCAGATTGTCCAGGCCTGCCACGGAATGCCGATCGCCCTGCGCGCGGTGGCCGGCATCTGCCGCAGCAGGCAGTGGTCGCTCGCCGAGGTGGCAGCGGCCTTGTACGACGACAGCCGGCTGGCCGCCGTACGCCAGGCCGAGGCCGACGTGACGGCGGTTTTCGACGTGGCGTTCGCGAACCTGCCGGCCGGTGCCAGGGATCTGGCGGTCGCGGTCGGGCAGATCCCCGGCGCCGACTTCGCCGTGGAAACGGCGGCCGTTGCCGTGGATGTCTCGAACGAGACGGCGACTCGTGCGCTGAGCCGGCTGCGCGAGGCCGGGTTGCTGTACGAAAACGCCGGCCGGTTCTATCTGCACGACGAGTTTCGCGCTTACCTGCGCGGAAAAGGCACGGACGGCGTGCTGCGCCGCGTGCTCGACCGGCAGATGGCGATCGTCGCGTACGCGGACGATGCGATCACGCACCAGGACCGGCTGCGCGGCTTTGACCTGAGGCGGTATCTGGATCGCCTGCCGGATCCCTTCGATGGCACGAAAAACCGTGCCGCGGCCGCCTCGCGGTGGCTGCGCGACGAGCACCTCAACCTGCTGCAGACCGAGCGGGAGATCAGTGACCGCGGCTGGCATCGCGAGGTCGCCGAGTTCGCCGTGATGATGGGCGGCTTCAACTACAACGTCCGTAGCCTCACCGCGTTCGAGGAGTGGACGACGCTCGGCATCGCCTCGGCGCGCCAGATCGGCGCGGCCGAGATCGAGGCACGGCTGCTGATGATGCGGTCGTCGGTGCATCACGACCGGCGCGACCTCGACCGGATGCGTGCCGACGTCGAGAAAGCCCTGGACATCGCGCGGCGCCTGGAAAAGCCCGACCTGCTCGGCTCGGCGCTGGAGTATGTCGGCAGGTACGTGCAGCAGACCGGTGACCTGACGACAGCCGGAGCGGCCTTTCGCGACTCGATCAGCTGGTGGCAGCGCGAAGGCCACGAGCGCGGTGAGGGGATCGCGCACTATCGGTACGGCGTGCTGCTGACCGAGGCAGGCGACCTGCCGGGCGCGCTCAAGGAGCTGCGGACGGCGATCACCATGCTGACCGGGATAAAAGACCAGCGGATGGCCGGACGCGCGCGGATCGCCTCGGGTGTCGCATCCGCGAAATCCGGCGATCTTTGGCAAGCGCGCGCCGCGTTGCGCGAGGCGATGGAGACCTTCGACCGCCTGGACATCCCACATTATCAGGCTCAGGCAATGGAAAAACTCGCCAAGCTGGTCGAGCCGGCGGAAAGCCTGCGGCTGCTCCGGTCCGTGCAGGCGATCTATCTGCAGGCCCTGCATCCAGATGCCGACGACGTCACGAAGGAGATCGATCGGCGGACACGGACAGTGTGA